In Zonotrichia albicollis isolate bZonAlb1 chromosome 3, bZonAlb1.hap1, whole genome shotgun sequence, a single window of DNA contains:
- the EPCAM gene encoding epithelial cell adhesion molecule, with translation MKLLCGAALLLLCLASTAAQSSCVCEKNKRVTDCRTDSSGRCICQAIGSGATVDCSTLTSKCLLMKAEVMGSKSGRREKPKDAFEDTDGLYDPECENSGAFKAKQCNGTTCWCVNTAGVRRTDKHDADLKCNQLVRTMWIIIEMRHAERNAPLNAESLKKFFTDTITSRYQLDGRYIANVLYENPLITIDLKQNASQKLAGDVDIADVAYYFEKDVKGQSIFHNDAGINVSIDNEPVKLEKTVVYYVDEIAPEFSMKSLTPGVIAVIVVVLVAIVAAIVVLVLTRRRKGKYVKAEVKEMNEMHRGLNA, from the exons ATGAAGCTGCTCTGCGGGGCtgcgctgctgctgctttgccttGCCTCCACCGCCGCCCAGAGCT CGTGTGTGTGCGAGAAGAACAAGCGCGTCACCGACTGCCGGACGGACAGCAGCGGCCGGTGTATCTGCCAAGCCATCGGCTCCGGAGCCACCGTGGACTGCTCCACGC TGACTTCGAAATGCCTGCTGATGAAAGCAGAAGTGATGGGCTCCAAGTCGGGTCGTCGTGAGAAGCCAAAAGATGCGTTTGAAGATACCGATGGTCTCTACGATCCCGAGTGTGAAAACAGTGGCGCTTTCAAGGCGAAGCAGTGCAATGGAACCACCTGTTGGTGTGTGAACACGGCTGGAGTTAGGAGAACTGACAAACACGATGCAGACTTGAAGTGCAATCAATTAGTCAGAACGAT GTGGATCATCATTGAAATGAGACATGCTGAGAGAAATGCTCCTCTGAACGCTGAATCTTTAAAGAA GTTTTTCACAGACACCATCACCAGTCGTTACCAACTGGATGGCCGCTACATAGCCAATGTTCTG tacgAAAACCCTTTAATTACTATTGATTTGAAGCAAAACGCCTCACAAAAATTAGCTGGAGATGTGGATATAGCTGATGTGGCCTACTACTTTGAGAAAGAT GTGAAAGGTCAGTCCATCTTTCATAATGATGCTGGGATAAATGTCAGCATTGACAACGAGCCAGTGAAGCTTGAGAAGACAGTGGTCTACTACGTTGATGAAATAGCACCTGAGTTCTCCATGAAGTCCCTGACTCCCGGCGTCATTGCTGTCATTGTGGTGGTACTGGTAGCAATAGTGGCTGCAATTGTTGTCCTG